One Flavobacteriales bacterium TMED191 genomic window carries:
- the nadE gene encoding NAD(+) synthase, with product MNLEETKNFIVKWIKRYAQDNSIETLTVGISGGIDSALTSKLCALTEIKTIVVSMPIHQKELELKNANLHINLLTKEHKNVQKEYIDLSSLFENYKTTIPTKFHSHLSLANSRARIRMTALYQIAGSKNGLVVGTGNKVEDFGIGFFTKYGDGGVDISPIADLSKSEVRKLAKYCQIHSDIISTPPTDGLWQDGRTDEDQIGATYEELEWAMDYDNGDQLTKRQIEVLSIFNKFRINNKHKTEPIPVCYIPKHLKT from the coding sequence ATGAACCTGGAAGAAACTAAAAATTTTATTGTCAAATGGATAAAAAGATACGCTCAAGATAATTCAATTGAAACATTAACTGTTGGTATATCTGGAGGAATTGACTCCGCACTCACATCTAAACTATGTGCATTAACTGAAATAAAAACTATTGTAGTATCGATGCCAATTCATCAGAAAGAATTAGAACTAAAAAATGCTAATCTTCATATAAACTTACTTACTAAAGAGCACAAAAATGTTCAAAAAGAATATATCGATCTGAGTTCTTTATTTGAAAATTACAAAACTACTATTCCAACTAAATTTCATTCTCACTTAAGTTTAGCAAATTCGAGGGCTAGAATTCGGATGACTGCGCTTTATCAAATTGCAGGATCTAAAAATGGCTTAGTGGTGGGAACTGGAAATAAAGTTGAAGACTTCGGAATAGGATTTTTTACAAAATATGGTGATGGGGGAGTTGACATTAGTCCAATTGCAGATCTTAGTAAATCCGAAGTACGAAAATTAGCAAAATACTGTCAAATTCACTCTGATATTATAAGTACCCCCCCTACTGACGGGCTGTGGCAGGACGGAAGGACTGATGAAGATCAGATTGGGGCAACATATGAAGAGTTAGAATGGGCTATGGACTACGACAATGGAGACCAACTAACAAAAAGACAAATTGAGGTTTTAAGTATTTTTAATAAATTTAGAATAAATAATAAACATAAAACCGAACCTATTCCTGTTTGTTATATACCCAAACATCTAAAAACCTAA
- a CDS encoding ferredoxin — protein MENKETLIDNVIENPNNLDIITINIIDVDDTRYVLRTLVHQNQNLMEVFREVEFAMGHCGGMALCASCHCYIESSHCLNSKDLEEESMLDQLQNINSEKSRLICQIPMDKSLDGIVIRIVRD, from the coding sequence GTGGAAAATAAAGAAACGCTAATTGATAATGTTATTGAAAATCCAAATAACTTGGATATTATCACGATCAACATTATCGACGTTGATGACACTCGTTATGTTTTAAGAACTTTAGTTCATCAAAATCAAAACTTAATGGAAGTTTTTAGAGAAGTGGAATTTGCTATGGGCCATTGTGGTGGCATGGCTCTTTGTGCTTCTTGTCATTGTTATATTGAGAGTTCACACTGCTTAAATAGCAAAGATTTGGAAGAGGAGTCAATGTTGGATCAGTTACAAAATATTAATTCCGAGAAAAGTAGGCTTATTTGTCAAATTCCTATGGATAAGTCATTAGACGGAATTGTAATTAGAATTGTAAGAGATTAG
- the gldC gene encoding gliding motility protein GldC, translating into MKKKATINFEVNLDENNIPEDINWSASDSDFDSKKAKAVMISIWDGEQKSSLKINLWTKEMMAEEMKFFTFQIIDSLADNYKKSVGDEKISAEIKDFAKKIGKAINVIK; encoded by the coding sequence ATGAAAAAAAAAGCAACAATAAATTTTGAAGTTAATTTAGATGAAAATAACATTCCTGAAGATATAAACTGGTCTGCCTCAGACAGCGATTTTGATAGTAAAAAAGCAAAGGCAGTTATGATTTCTATTTGGGATGGTGAGCAAAAAAGTTCTTTAAAAATAAATCTATGGACTAAAGAGATGATGGCAGAGGAAATGAAGTTTTTCACTTTTCAAATTATTGACTCTCTTGCTGATAATTATAAAAAATCTGTTGGTGATGAAAAGATTTCAGCTGAAATAAAAGATTTTGCAAAAAAAATTGGGAAAGCTATAAATGTTATTAAGTAA